A genome region from Heterodontus francisci isolate sHetFra1 unplaced genomic scaffold, sHetFra1.hap1 HAP1_SCAFFOLD_1288, whole genome shotgun sequence includes the following:
- the LOC137361214 gene encoding LOW QUALITY PROTEIN: ephrin type-A receptor 1-like (The sequence of the model RefSeq protein was modified relative to this genomic sequence to represent the inferred CDS: inserted 3 bases in 3 codons; deleted 1 base in 1 codon): protein ILFDTSTLDGNLGWLSEPPNGWELGQEMVNGTPTHMYRDCMLGLGISVEHWLRSSWIHREXAQRVFVELEFTVRDCGSLEPAPGSSCRETFNLYYLETXSRLWHPIPAAQFTKIGTLAADRSFTAGDVRAGRARLNWELRSFSPAAWQPGFYLALQNAGACVALVRARLSYRRCPAALRGLASFPPTVSXPASLLEVVGSCLAHALPRGGSPRLHCGPLGSWLVPVGRCECRGGYREEAGACR, encoded by the exons TTATATTGTTTGACACCAGTACACTGGATGGGAACCTGGGCTGGTTATCAGAGCCCCCGAATGGA tggGAGTTGGGTCAGGAGATGGTGAATGGAACACCCACCCACATGTACCGTGACTGTATGCTCGGCCTGGGAATCTCCGTGGAGCACTGGCTTCGCAGCAGTTGGATTCACCGGG AAGCCCAGCGTGTTTTTGTGGAGCTGGAGTTCACCGTGCGGGACTGCGGGAGCCTGGAGCCGGCTCCGGGTTCCTCCTGCCGGGAGACCTTCAACCTGTACTACCTGGAGA GCTCACGACTATGGCATCCGATTCCAGCCGCCCAGTTCACCAAGATCGGCACGCTGGCGGCAGATCGGAGTTTCACGGCCGGCGACGTGCGGGCAGGCCGGGCCCGCCTGAACTGGGAGCTGCGTTCCTTCAGCCCCGCGGCCTGGCAGCCGGGCTTCTACCTGGCCCTGCAGAACGCCGGGGCCTGCGTGGCTCTGGTCCGCGCCCGCCTCTCCTACCGCCGCTGC CCCGCCGCCCTCCGCGGACTGGCCTCCTTCCCGCCCACCGTCA CCCCCGCCTCGCTGCTGGAGGTCGTCGGCTCCTGCCTGGCCCACGCCCTGCCCCGGGGGGGCTCCCCCCGCCTCCACTGCGGGCCCCTGGGCTCCTGGCTGGTGCCCGTGGGCCGCTGCGAGTGCCGGGGCGGCTACCGGGAGGAGGCAGGGGCCTGCCGAG